The Acanthopagrus latus isolate v.2019 chromosome 6, fAcaLat1.1, whole genome shotgun sequence genome includes a region encoding these proteins:
- the tpgs2 gene encoding tubulin polyglutamylase complex subunit 2 → MEELKESLVFKGVAERLTLGITRILENMPGVADVRFAEREPAEKRSLLSWEQRNTCILPEDLRDFYLTTDGFTLTWSVKLDNECVPLGCMMINSVARLCPLLQPVAIFSLPNAPSLVDLDWEESNTESGTGRAPAAPHFDSRSRIFELDSCGGNGKVCLVYKNCTSGVVAQQSEIWFLDRSLCWHFLTATFTSYYRLMITHLGLPEWQYAFTPYGPSPQAKQWASLYQPLIFSTEHSFADPAGDSYLNKLDPTKAFRGKAKVPVLKKKQSTQGSSGSAAKSQGSAGKHPGAKR, encoded by the exons ATGGAGGAGCTGAAAGAAAGCTTGGTGTTTAAAGGAGTAGCTGAGAGACTGACGCTTGGTATCACTCGAATACTCG AGAACATGCCGGGTGTGGCTGATGTGCGTTTTGCAGAGAGGGAGCCTGCAGAGAAGAGGAGCCTGCTGTCATGGGAACAG AGAAACACTTGTATTCTGCCTGAGGACCTGCGAGATTTCTATCTGACAACGGATGGATTTACACTAACCTGGAGCGTTAAACTAGACA ATGAGTGCGTTCCCTTAGGATGCATGATGATAAACAGTGTGGCCAGGCTGTGCCCGCTGCTCCAACCAGTAGCTATATTCTCTCTACCCAATGCACCCTCACTGGTCGACCTGGACTGGGAGGAGAGCAACACAGAAAGTG GGACAGGGCGTGCTCCCGCTGCACCACATTTTGATTCCCGGAGCCGCATCTTCGAGCTGGATTCCTGTGGTGGGAATGGCAAAGTGTGCCTAGTCTACAAGAACTGCACCTCAG GTGTCGTAGCCCAGCAGAGTGAAATTTGGTTCCTTGACCGCTCGCTGTGCTGGCATTTTCTGACAGCAACCTTCACCTCCTACTACAGACTGATGATCACCCACCTCGGTCTGCCTGAGTGGCAGTATGCATTCACCCCTTACGGTCCCAGCCCTCAGGCCAAG CAGTGGGCATCACTCTACCAGCCGCTGATTTTCAGCACTGAGCATAGCTTTGCCGATCCTGCTGGAGATTCCTATCTCAATAAACTGGATCCTACAAAGGCCTTCAGAGGCAAAGCCAAGGTACCCGTCCTCAAGAAGAAGCAGTCGACACAGGGCAGCTCTGGGAGCGCTGCCAAGAGCCAAGGCAGCGCAGGAAAACACCCTGGTGCAAAGCGGTGA
- the aqp7 gene encoding aquaporin-7 translates to MRDLVQSIDLGVSHQRGGVTRPKAWLQNEVVRVGLAELLCTYVMMAFGLGSVAQVVTGRGAFGEYISINLGFGLGVALGVHVGGQVSGAHMNAAVSFTMCAYGRLAWKMLPLYIFAQLLGSFLAAGTIYAVYYEAIYDYCGGNLTVTGVKATAGIFATYPAPYLSLLAGFIDQVFGTAMLLLCLTALSDQRNKPAAAGSEPVAVGLLVLLIGISLGSNSGYAINPTRDIAPRVFTAIAGWGTDVFRAGNGWWWVPLVAPPIGGVLGAGIYKVFVEVHHRPFSEHDEAPVEEETAPLGKKENICANECV, encoded by the exons atgagggACTTGGTGCAGTCAATAGATCTAGGGGTTTCTCACCAGCGGGGAGGAGTAACTCGACCCAAAGCTTGGCTACAGAATGAAGTAGTTCGTGTGGGACTCGCTGAACTCCTGTGCACATATGTCATGATG GCGTTTGGCCTGGGATCCGTGGCCCAGGTGGTGACAGGACGGGGAGCGTTCGGAGAGTACATCAGCATCAACCTGGGTTTTGGACTGGGTGTTGCCTTGGGGGTCCATGTTGGAGGGCAGGTCTCAG GGGCTCACATGAATGCAGCCGTGTCATTCACAATGTGTGCCTATGGCCGCCTTGCGTGGAAGATGCTGCCTCTGTATATTTTTGCACAGCTGCTGGGATCATTTCTGGCAGCAGGGACGATTTATGCTGTATATTACG AAGCCATATATGACTACTGTGGAGGAAACCTGACAGTTACTGGTGTGAAGGCCACAGCAGGTATCTTTGCCACATACCCTGCACCGTACCTCTCTTTGCTGGCTGGATTCATTGACCAG gtGTTTGGCAcagccatgctgctgctgtgcctcACTGCGCTGTCCGACCAGAGGAACAAACCGGCAGCAGCGGGCAGTGAGCCCGTCGCAGTGGGTCTCCTGGTGCTGCTCATTGGCATTTCCCTGGGCAGCAACAGCGGCTACGCCATCAACCCCACCAGAGACATCGCACCCAGGGTGTTCACTGCCATAGCAGGCTGGGGCACTGATGTGTTCAG GGCTGGAAACGGGTGGTGGTGGGTGCCTCTAGTTGCCCCCCCAATCGGTGGAGTACTGGGTGCAGGGATTTATAAGGTATTTGTGGAAGTGCACCACCGTCCCTTCTCTGAGCATGATGAGGCaccagtggaggaggagactgCCCCCCtggggaagaaagaaaacatctgtgcAAACGAATGTGTCTGA
- the zgc:64106 gene encoding retinol dehydrogenase 11 → MFLLDVLGHPVWAVSAALLAIVVRLQRRARWDPRACSARLAGKTAIVTGANTGIGKFIALDFARRGARVILACRSEARGSVALKEIREETGNPDVHLRLVDLSSLDSVREFAKGILEEEKALHILVNNAAVSGLPRHITKDGLDMSFATNVLGPFLLTNLLLDLIKRSAPARIVTVSSMNHKKGEVDFAHFRGENLTYFMDKVYNNTKLHNIICTNELARRLHGTGVTANSVHPGVVMTEVMRYYPFIIRFLFNLIGFFFFKSPEEGAVSSIYCAVSEEMEGITGKYIDSDCSLLLPAPLARDAALAVKDFEMCERLTSKL, encoded by the exons ATGTTCCTGCTGGATGTGCTCGGTCACCCGGTGTGGGCTGTCTCCGCGGCGCTGCTGGCGATCGTCGTGCGCCTCCAGAGGAGAGCGCGCTGGGATCCGCGAGCCTGCAGCGCGCGGCTCGCCGGGAAGACTGCGATAGTGACGGGAGCCAACACAG GAATCGGGAAGTTCATTGCCCTGGACTTTGCACGTCGGGGGGCCCGTGTTATCCTGGCCTGTCGGAGCGAGGCCAGGGGGTCAGTGGCGCTGAAAGAGATcagggaggaaacaggaaaccCTGATGTCCACTTGCGCCTGGTGGACCTGTCCTCTCTGGATTCCGTCAGGGAATTTGCCAAGGGGATTCTTGAGGAGGAGAAAGCTCTCCACATCCTCGTCAACAACGCCGCGGTATCAG GTTTACCCAGGCATATAACCAAAGATGGGCTGGACATGTCTTTTGCCACAAACGTACTGGGACCATTTCTTCTCACCAACCTGTTGCTGG aCCTCATCAAGCGTTCGGCTCCGGCACGTATTGTCACCGTCAGCTCAATGAACCACAAGAAGGGTGAAGTGGACTTTGCTCACTTTCGCGGCGAGAACCTCACTTATTTCATGGATAAAGTCTACAACAACACTAAGCTGCACAATATCATCTGCACCAATGAGCTGGCCCGCAGGCTGCACGGGACAG GTGTCACCGCAAACTCCGTGCACCCTGGTGTCGTCATGACCGAGGTGATGAGATACTATCCATTCATCATCCGTTTTCTTTTCAACCTcattggatttttctttttcaag TCACCGGAGGAGGGCGCTGTCAGCTCCATCTACTGTGCGGTATCAGAAGAAATGGAGGGGATAACTGGGAAGTATATCGACAGCGACTGCTCCCTGCTCCTGCCCGCCCCTCTAGCTCGAGACGCTGCCCTCGCAGTCAAGGACTTTGAGATGTGCGAGAGACTGACATCAAAGCTGTGA
- the mlnl gene encoding motilin-like isoform X1 → MSMRGAVTGCVVLACLVALLAERTEGHITFFSPKEMMLMKVGSSRLIGQRAAEVEREGRKDMEPRSEDGQFEDVTVQQLPQMERGGNPDKTVEIAIRLDHVAPVLEEIIHEIVEERQKAK, encoded by the exons ATGAGCATGCGCGGAGCAGTGACCGGTTGCGTGGTGCTGGCGTGCCTGGTGGCGCTGCTGGCCGAGAGGACGGAGGGACACATCACCTTCTTCAGCCCGAAGgagatgatgctgatgaaggtAGGCAGCTCGCGTTTGATTGGACAGCGTGCGGCGGAAGTA GAGCGAGAAGGTAGAAAGGACATGGAGCCTAGATCGGAGGATGGTCAGTTTGAAGACGTCACAGTTCAACAGCTTCCTCAGATGGAACGTGGCGGAAATCct GATAAAACAGTGGAGATTGCCATACGCCTGGATCACGTGGCTCCGGTGCTTGAGGAGATCATCCATGAAATAGTGGAGGAACGTCAGAAAG CCAAATAG
- the mlnl gene encoding motilin-like isoform X2, producing MSMRGAVTGCVVLACLVALLAERTEGHITFFSPKEMMLMKEREGRKDMEPRSEDGQFEDVTVQQLPQMERGGNPDKTVEIAIRLDHVAPVLEEIIHEIVEERQKAK from the exons ATGAGCATGCGCGGAGCAGTGACCGGTTGCGTGGTGCTGGCGTGCCTGGTGGCGCTGCTGGCCGAGAGGACGGAGGGACACATCACCTTCTTCAGCCCGAAGgagatgatgctgatgaag GAGCGAGAAGGTAGAAAGGACATGGAGCCTAGATCGGAGGATGGTCAGTTTGAAGACGTCACAGTTCAACAGCTTCCTCAGATGGAACGTGGCGGAAATCct GATAAAACAGTGGAGATTGCCATACGCCTGGATCACGTGGCTCCGGTGCTTGAGGAGATCATCCATGAAATAGTGGAGGAACGTCAGAAAG CCAAATAG
- the nop56 gene encoding nucleolar protein 56, whose product MVLLHVLFEHAAGYALFAVKEVEEIGMLLPQVEESVLSIGKFNSMVSLAAFFPFKSAQAALENMNAISEGVVHADLKLFLETNLPLSGKKKAVLGVSDAKIGAALQEEFTISIQTGGVVAEIGRGLRLHFHSLVKGLSGLAASKAQLGLGHSYSRAKVKFNVNRADNMIIQSIALLDQLDKDINTFSMRVREWYGYHFPELVKIVPDNSMYCRLAQLIGNRKELSEESLASLEEVVMDSAKAQAILDASRSSMGMDISPIDLINIERFSNRVVSLAQYRLELQEYLRSKMSQVAPNLAALIGEVVGARLISHAGSLTNLAKYPASTVQILGAEKALFRALKTRGNTPKYGLIFHSTFIGRAAAKNKGRISRYLANKCTIASRIDCFSEVPTSVFGDKLRGQVEERLSFYETGDVPRKNVDVMKEALKEATDVASEIKRKMEKKEKKRKKKEKKLAELEANGETNGDAEVENGDADTPVVKKKKKKQAAEEMEVEAEEAPAAENGAEETPGKKKKKRKAEAVDEEPAEEVPEAPVSEKKKKKKKKEAGD is encoded by the exons ATG GTGCTGCTGCACGTGTTGTTCGAGCATGCGGCAGGCTACGCGCTGTTCGCCGtcaaagaggtggaggagatcgGCATGCTGCTGCCTCAG gtggaggagagcgTGCTGAGCATTGGGAAGTTTAACAGCATGGTGAGCCTGGCTGCATTCTTCCCCTTCAAGTCGGCCCAGGCTGCTCTGGAGAACATGAACGCCATCTCAGAAG GTGTGGTTCATGCTGACCTGAAGTTGTTCCTCGAGACAAACCTTCCCCTCTCTGGGAAAAAGAAGGCTGTGTTAGGGGTTTCAGATGCCAAGATCGGAGCAGCTTTACAAGAAGAATTTACCATTTCCATCCAGACTGGTGGGGTGGTGGCAGAGATAGGCAGAG GTTTGCGTCTGCACTTTCACTCCCTGGTGAAGGGTCTATCAGGCCTTGCCGCCTCCAAGGCCCAGCTGGGTCTCGGCCACAGTTACTCCAGAGCCAAAGTAAAGTTTAATGTCAACAGAGCCGACAACATGATCATCCAGTCAATTGCTCTGCTGGATCAGCTGGACAAAGACATCAACACTTTCTCCATGCGTGTCCG TGAGTGGTATGGCTACCACTTCCCAGAGCTGGTTAAGATCGTGCCTGACAACTCGATGTACTGCCGCCTGGCTCAGCTCATTGGAAACAGGAAGGAGCTGTCGGAGGAGAGTCTGGCAagcctggaggaggtggtgatggaCAGTGCCAAAGCTCAGGCCATCCTGGACGCATCGCGCTCCTCCATGG GTATGGACATCTCTCCCATTGATCTGATCAACATTGAGAGATTCTCCAATCGTGTTGTGTCTCTGGCTCAGTATAGACTGGAGCTTCAGGAGTACCTCCGCTCCAAGATGAGCCAGGTGGCTCCAAACCTGGCTGCTTTAATTGGAGAAGTG GTGGGAGCTCGTCTCATCTCACATGCCGGCAGTCTCACCAACCTGGCCAAGTACCCAGCATCCACCGTTCAGATCCTGGGAGCAGAGAAGGCCCTGTTCAG AGCCCTAAAGACTCGTGGTAACACCCCAAAGTATGGTCTCATCTTCCACTCGACCTTCATCGGACGTGCTGCAGCCAAGAACAAAGGAAGAATCTCCAGATATCTGGCAAACAAGTGCACAATTGCCTCACGTATTGACTGTTTCTCTG AGGTTCCCACAAGTGTGTTTGGAGACAAGCTGCGTGGACAGGTGGAAGAGCGACTGTCTTTCTATGAGACTGGCGATGTGCCACGGAAGAATGTGGATGTCATGAAAGAGGCTCTTAAAGAG GCTACTGATGTTGCATCTGAGATCAAGCggaagatggagaagaaggaaaagaagcgcaagaagaaggaaaagaagttGGCAGAGCTGGAAGCAAATGGTGAAACCAACGGTGACGCAGAG GTGGAGAATGGAGACGCAGACACCCCtgtagtgaagaagaaaaagaagaaacaagcGGCCGAGGAGATGGAGGTCGAAGCAGAGGAGGCCCCTGCTGCAGAGAACGGAGCAGAGGAAACCccaggaaagaagaaaaagaagcgaAAGGCTGAGGCTGTGGATGAAGAGCCAGCAGAAGAGGTCCCAGAAGCACCTGTatctgagaagaaaaagaaaaagaagaaaaaggaggctGGAGACTAG